One genomic segment of Fundulus heteroclitus isolate FHET01 chromosome 10, MU-UCD_Fhet_4.1, whole genome shotgun sequence includes these proteins:
- the aatkb gene encoding serine/threonine-protein kinase LMTK1 isoform X3 produces MHFLEEAQPYRKLQHPALLQCLAQCIEVTPYLLVMEFCPLGDVKGYLRSCRSNEAIAPEPLILQRMACDIASGLLHLHKHNFTHSDLALRNCLLTADISVKIGDYGLAHAKYKDDFYVTSDQAYVPLRWIAPELVDEVHGNLLIADQTQQSNIWSLGVTIWELFELGSQPYGHYSDRQVLTYAVREQQLRLPKPLLKVPLAERWYEVMQFCWLKPNQRPNAEEVHLLLSYLCAKGASEAEEDFERRWNSLRPNAGFNSHHTASTKSREPPSSNSSSFPLLERFSSGDGYHSESGDDVLTVTETSHGLNFEYKWDQARADPSYIDQESSSTCAQASHHCPDVFYPPGGIVGGCPMESLSHGVSPSYYQPKHLHPPSVLPVLSAHSPSVSSEYYIRIEEPVDCNIDPDYNICSYSPDYQGSSGSFLTGSADSGECMACPSQTKTMGPYWSADIHKSDPYDSNDSSPAISLTMEPLLGQVSESSPLRPWESSHYVSYKDRDGGYYYEHSPPLEIDPYLIGSEHSSEHHQESWGSRSLRQALGELENPLGISPSLNSPPEEAYRESYLDTGQTSLLGKNVTGGYYDMMGSLRKTMPSHTRHNSHSVSIDMNTGGALFIGHRDSDTEDEEEDIFIERHTCNTWPSKHRHSSAGHHRRASHSCRQDSYTDFNYTMPSTDIEDTWPDQHSLAFHSLPKPIDYLEPHQAKDNSACLSLSKHHSMVPSDNCNAYIYLCHEADTQVPASGECCHTHFVDPLTGLLVRNNNYCHNYITDKANDVLSSEEMINLSPAPGGPIVSKQALIKSADCKGQYVNLTAEETLVKEEREEVIKENLIMKNPPEPKKEEVTLTMTKNTPPPPDNRHVMVPITDPQSELSHTADSGLDQGGSTVSLADILDCSDEDDDMTDDITDITSGIFADERSELSVSPAFKSLQKQVGTPDSMDSMDLPSAAGSCEGLSPASSYPSSSPKAMDSGYDTENNESPEFVPKESHETRSQPQGKITLDASPEEAEDNHEEEDKAPPSEVQASLGQDLILESSQTDDHILLPLSEQTPYRDSAYFSDYENEKQSRDEESQEHQQKATDGHNEEGKQHAEGKKAEKRKSEDEEQLKDVVVSKDLKLEVDHDPKDQSESPPSDTCLIEEQCQDEGPTDSIFVAEGMLDDWPTHEESSALGDWAAEVVGAMEEALGALNGDCPSSLEDGRGMKNRKDSVEACEMEDAQMKTIHKRPLGAFGEIPHVLPKDEVALQHTANSRRFSSSSPVSPSTQTPPLPAEGRSSPADGAEADGEEDADTDDSDESDEELRSYSVQEEEESEEECHPVPIVVSDNSEAHKLRSLLKVPTMPAENLEQEHRKKTVSFFDDVTVYLFDQESPTKELVEHGFPLASEGSSSGRKSQERPNVSDDSSDGNVSEESAGFEWEDDFPLLPLPTSSTAADSPPPPSVTKAPESKPAVQLSRFTVSPASVSRFSITHISDSDMDSAGGSSEDGDKE; encoded by the exons ATGCATTTCCTGGAAGAAGCACAACCTTACCG CAAACTCCAGCACCCAGCTCTGCTGCAGTGCCTGGCCCAGTGCATAGAGGTCACTCCCTACCTGCTGGTCATGGAGTTCTGTCCTCTG GGTGATGTGAAGGGTTACCTCCGAAGCTGCAGGTCCAACGAGGCGATCGCTCCTGAGCCCCTGATCCTGCAGAGGATGGCCTGTGACATTGCATCAGGACTGCTGCACCTGCACAAACACAACTTCACTCACAG CGACCTGGCTCTGAGGAACTGCCTACTGACTGCTGACATCTCAGTGAAGATCGGAGATTACGGTCTGGCACACGCAAAGTATAAG GACGATTTCTACGTGACCTCGGACCAGGCGTACGTGCCGCTGCGCTGGATTGCTCCCGAACTGGTGGACGAGGTTCACGGAAACCTGCTGATAGCCGACCAGACCCAGCAGAGCAACATCTG GTCTCTTGGTGTGACCATCTGGGAGCTGTTTGAGCTGGGAAGCCAGCCCTACGGACACTACTCGGACAGACAGGTCCTGACGTACGCTGTGAGAGAGCAGCAACTGCGATTGCCCAAGCCGCTCCTCAAAGTCCCCCTGGCTGAGCGCTG GTATGAAGTGATGCAATTCTGCTGGCTCAAACCCAACCAGAGACCCAATGCGGAGGAAGTGCACCTATTGCTCAGCTATCTGTGCGCAAAAGGGGCCAGCGAAGCTGAAGAGGACTTTGAGAGGCGCTGGAACTCCCTGCGTCCCAATGCTGGATTCAACAGCCACCACACCGCCTCGACGAAATCCAGAGAGCCGCCGTCATCCAACTCCTCTTCTTTCCCTCTGCTAGAGCGGTTTTCATCTGGTGATGGCTACCATTCAGAGTCTGGAGATGACGTTCTGACAGTCACAGAGACCAGCCACGGCCTGAACTTTGAGTACAAGTGGGACCAAGCCAGAGCGGACCCATCCTACATAGACCAGGAGTCCTCGAGTACCTGTGCTCAGGCCAGCCATCATTGCCCAGACGTGTTTTACCCACCAGGGGGCATTGTTGGAGGATGCCCCATGGAGAGCCTGAGCCATGGAGTTTCTCCTTCTTACTATCAACCAAAACACTTGCATCCTCCCAGTGTGCTCCCCGTCCTCAGTGCCCACAGCCCCTCAGTAAGCAGTGAATATTACATCCGCATCGAGGAGCCTGTGGACTGTAACATAGATCCAGATTACAACATCTGCTCCTACAGCCCAGACTATCAAGGCAGCAGTGGCAGCTTCCTGACAGGCAGCGCGGACTCCGGCGAATGCATGGCCTGCCCATCACAGACCAAAACCATGGGTCCCTACTGGTCTGCAGACATCCATAAGTCCGATCCGTATGACTCCAATGACTCGAGTCCAGCCATCTCCTTGACAATGGAGCCTCTTTTAGGTCAAGTGTCAGAGAGCAGCCCCCTTCGACCCTGGGAATCAAGTCATTATGTCTCCTATAAAGATAGAGACGGGGGCTACTACTATGAGCACTCACCTCCTTTAGAAATAGACCCATATCTAATTGGAAGTGAGCACTCCAGTGAGCATCATCAAGAAAGCTGGGGGTCCAGAAGCCTTCGTCAGGCTTTAGGAGAACTGGAGAACCCTCTGGGTATATCCCCATCTCTAAACAGTCCCCCTGAAGAGGCTTACAGAGAGTCATACCTGGACACGGGTCAGACCTCTCTCTTAGGGAAGAATGTGACAGGAGGCTACTACGACATGATGGGCTCTCTAAGGAAGACCATGCCCAGCCACACGAGGCACAATAGCCACTCTGTCAGTATCGACATGAACACCGGAGGGGCGCTCTTCATTGGACACAGAGACAGCGATACAGAGGACGAAGAGGAGGACATATTTATTGAGAGACACACTTGCAACACATGGCCTTCGAAACACCGGCACAGCAGTGCAGGCCACCACAGGCGGGCGAGCCACAGCTGCAGGCAGGACTCCTACACCGACTTTAACTACACGATGCCAAGTACGGACATTGAAGACACCTGGCCGGATCAGCACAGCCTGGCTTTTCACTCTCTGCCCAAACCCATCGACTATCTAGAGCCACACCAGGCCAAAGATAACAGTGCCTGCCTTAGTCTGAGCAAACATCACAGCATGGTGCCCTCAGACAACTGCAATGCCTACATCTACCTGTGCCACGAAGCGGATACTCAGGTGCCAGCATCTGGAGAGTGCTGCCACACCCACTTTGTTGACCCACTCACTGGTTTGTTGGTGAGAAACAACAACTACTGTCACAACTACATCACAGATAAGGCCAATGATGTTCTCAGCAGCGAGGAGATGATTAATCTATCACCGGCTCCAGGGGGTCCCATTGTTTCCAAACAGGCCTTGATAAAATCCGCCGACTGTAAAGGGCAGTATGTAAAtcttacagctgaagaaacaCTAGTCAAAGAGGAGCGAGAGGAAGTaatcaaagaaaatctgatCATGAAGAACCCCCCAGAGCCTAAAAAAGAAGAGGTAACTCTGACGATGACTAAAAACACCCCACCTCCTCCTGACAACAGACACGTGATGGTCCCCATCACAGATCCACAGTCCGAGCTAAGCCACACAGCTGACAGCGGTCTGGATCAGGGTGGCTCCACCGTCAGCCTGGCTGACATCCTCGACTGCAGCGACGAAGATGATGACATGACAGACGACATCACGGACATCACCTCAGGCATCTTCGCCGATGAGCGCAGCGAGCTGAGCGTATCTCCTGCTTTTAAATCTTTGCAGAAGCAGGTAGGAACTCCAGACTCCATGGACTCGATGGATCTTCCATCTGCCGCTGGATCTTGTGAAGGTCTCAGCCCCGCGTCCTCCTACCCTTCCAGCTCACCTAAAGCAATGGACAGCGGCTATGATACTGAGAATAACGAGAGCCCCGAGTTTGTCCCCAAGGAATCCCATGAAACCCGATCACAGCCACAAGGAAAGATTACCCTGGATGCCAGTCCAGAGGAAGCTGAGGACAACCACGAGGAAGAGGATAAAGCACCCCCCTCAGAGGTTCAAGCATCGTTGGGTCAGGATTTGATTCTGGAAAGCTCGCAGACAGACGACCACATTCTTTTACCACTGAGTGAACAGACTCCATACAGGGACTCGGCCTACTTTTCAGATTACGAGAATGAAAAGCAAAGTCGAGATGAGGAGAGCCAAGAACACCAGCAGAAAGCAACAGATGGTCACAATGAGGAAGGGAAACAGCACGCGGAAGggaaaaaggcagagaaaaggaAAAGTGAAGACGAAGAACAGCTCAAAGATGTCGTGGTGAGCAAAGACTTAAAGCTTGAAGTGGACCATGATCCAAAAGACCAATCAGAGTCTCCACCTTCAGACACATGCTTGATAGAGGAGCAATGCCAGGATGAAGGACCTACGGATTCCATCTTCGTAGCAGAGGGGATGCTGGATGACTGGCCAACCCATGAAGAGAGTTCAGCCTTAGGGGACTGGGCAGCTGAGGTGGTGGGGGCCATGGAGGAAGCTCTAGGTGCCCTCAACGGAGACTGTCCATCTAGCTTGGAGGACGGGAGAGGAATGAAGAACCGAAAAGATTCTGTTGAGGCATGCGAGATGGAGGACGCTCAGATGAAAACGATTCACAAAAGGCCGCTAGGAGCATTTGGTGAAATCCCGCATGTCTTACCCAAAGATGAGGTGGCGCTGCAGCACACTGCCAACAGCAGGCggttctcctcttcctctccggTCTCTCCGTCTACCCAAACACCTCCACTTCCCGCAGAGGGCCGATCATCTCCCGCCGACGGCGCGGAGGCCGACGGCGAGGAGGATGCCGATACCGACGACAGCGACGAGTCGGACGAGGAGCTGCGAAGCTACAGcgtgcaggaggaggaggaaagtgAGGAAGAGTGCCACCCCGTGCCCATAGTGGTGAGCGACAACAGCGAGGCTCACAAACTGCGAAGCCTCCTCAAGGTCCCAACCATGCCTGCAGAGAATCTGGAGCAGGAACACAGGAAGAAGACCGTTTCTTTCTTTGACGATGTTACCGTCTATCTGTTCGATCAG GAGAGTCCTACTAAAGAGCTGGTTGAGCATGGCTTCCCGTTAGCCTCCGAGGGTTCAAGCTCTGGAAGGAAATCCCAGGAAAGGCCTAACGTCTCAGATGATTCTTCCGATGGGAACGTTTCAGAGGAGA GCGCAGGCTTCGAGTGGGAGGACGACTTTCCCCTCCTGCCTCTGCCGACATCCTCGACAGCAGCTGACTCTCCGCCGCCTCCCTCCGTCACCAAAGCTCCGGAGTCCAAGCCGGCCGTCCAGCTGTCCCGCTTCACCGTCTCCCCAGCCAGCGTGTCCCGGTTCTCCATCACTCACATTTCTGACTCCGACATGGACTCTGCAGGAG